The Henningerozyma blattae CBS 6284 chromosome 7, complete genome region TACGATACATATAATATACTGTCGTCATGAATGTATGTAAAACAACAAGCTTTTCTTGTTTAAGTCATTGACGTCGATCTTATTCCATTGCTAGTTGGTCATGTTCCACTACTTAATCTTGCTTTGCAtgcttttttattattattttttttttctactaGACCATGACAGAGACAATTTTTTGAAGGGGAGACTCTCTTAGACAGATCTATATTTCGTGCAACGTGTTCTGGGCTCTTTATCTCGTACgccatttttttatttttatttattgtcactttttttttttcactattTTTGCCAAATCAACAACTCCTTTACCGGATGgatcttttcttctttctgTACGAaatgaaatgaaatttataCAACACTATCTCGATCCAATTCCTTTACACCAGTGAGCATTCCCTTTCCAACTTGGCCCCTATACACAGCTCTGGTTATTCAATTCATACCAGTTTAGTTTCTGTTATCCTAAACCGCAATGGcaatgaagaatttacCAATCGTGTTCCATGtttctaaatttattagtattgcccattttttcattctaACACTTTCGTGTTGTTCTtgctttttattattttgtctAACTCTTGGAAGATATCTGTCCCAATTTGGACCACCATGTGCACAGCCGTCGTCGTTTCTACGGATGAAGTCTTATTTACTTACCTTAACAATTTCTCTAACAGACTCTGACACAGCcctttatctttattagcAAAGGTTGGAGACATATGCCTCTTGAATACTAGCTTGCTACCGTACAGTCTTGTCTTGGCCATCGTTGGATATGACCTGTTTCTCTTTTATAGTATCGAAATTCCCATTGAATGTATCCCATACAGTATGCATGTTGTCTCATCACTtgatcaaataaaattaataaaattatttcttcggtatatataaacattagaattagattCAAATTAGATTTCTTGTCAAAACTTTTCtttagaaaagaaaatggaataaaatagaaaaagCAAAATTGCTGCaataaaccaaaaaaaGCAAACCAAGTACAACAATGTCCGCTAACGAATTCTACTCTGAAGGTGACCAAGGCTCTTACCAACAACCAAGACAAGGTCAAAACCAACAAGTTCAATATGATCAAAACGGTCAACCAATTGCTGGTCAAGACGGTGACAGAGGTTTGTTCTCTACTTTGGTCGGTGGTGCCGGTGGTGCTTATGCCGGTTCTAAAGTTTCAGGTAACCACTCCACTATGGGTGGTGTCTTGGGTGCTATCTCTGGTGCTGTCTTAGCCAACAAGGCTGAAGATCATTTCGAAGAACGTAGAAATGAACGTAAAGAAGATCGTCATGAAAGACATGAACACCATAACGCACAACGTTATGAACAACGTTACGaccaacaacaacaacaacaacaacaacaaccaGGTGGATTTGGTGGTTTCGGTGAAGAACGTAGAAATGAATTCGGTGGTAGAAACGAGTTTGGCGGTAGAAACGAATTCGGTGGTAACAATGGCTTTGGCAATGAATTCGGTAGAGACGACCGTAGAGGTGGTTTCGGTGATGATTTCGGCGGTAGAGATGGTTATGGTAATGAAGACCGTAGAGGCGGTTATGGCAATGGCGGTTATGGTGACAATCGTAGAGGTGGCTGGTAATTTCAACTCTacttttgttttgttttctcCCATACCATTCAAGTCTGGCTTAAAGAAAAACCCCTTTTTACTTCCATTTTCCCTCCCCATTCATTATCTATATATCTATAACTCCATCAATACTTACTTATTTGTATGTATCCTACATAACTTTTATGacataaattaataaatcaaactAATAACGTAAATctcatcaattttttgtaaCTTTATAATCAAATCTGCCGCTTAAGGTTTGAAATTCCCAAACCCTAGGGTATTTTCTCTTTTGggtaattttttcttatttttccATGAAATTTCAACTAGATGAGATGAGATGGAAAATTAATCAATGATAGAAAATTAAGATATAAACGTAAGAATACtagaaataaattagtcaaaatattatataatctTTTGGAGTACTTgtcaagaaaaaaaagtcataattacaaatcaaaatgaaattagatATATCTTATATGAGATATTTGACTCCTGAAGATTTTAAAGTCTTGAAAGGTGTTGAGCAAGGATCTAAAAATCATGAAGTCGTACCGACctctttaattaataatctatCCGGTTTAAAATCACCTTCTGCTACCAATAAATCCATTGCTGATTTGGCTAAACTTAAATTGATTTCAAAACATAGAAATTCTAAATATGATGGGTATAAATTAACTTATAATGGTATTGATTATTTAGCCATGAactcattattattacatgATACCATTTATTCTATTGGGCATATGATTGGGATTGGTAAAGAATCTGATATTTATAAAGTCAGTGATAAATCTGGTAACACAAGAGTTATGAAGATTCATCGTTTGGGTAGAACTTCTTTCCAAACtgtcaaaaataatagagattatttgaaaaaaaattccaaaataGGTACTAATTGGATGGTTCTTTCAGGGTTGGCTGC contains the following coding sequences:
- the TBLA0G00360 gene encoding uncharacterized protein (similar to Saccharomyces cerevisiae YNL208W; ancestral locus Anc_2.43), coding for MSANEFYSEGDQGSYQQPRQGQNQQVQYDQNGQPIAGQDGDRGLFSTLVGGAGGAYAGSKVSGNHSTMGGVLGAISGAVLANKAEDHFEERRNERKEDRHERHEHHNAQRYEQRYDQQQQQQQQQPGGFGGFGEERRNEFGGRNEFGGRNEFGGNNGFGNEFGRDDRRGGFGDDFGGRDGYGNEDRRGGYGNGGYGDNRRGGW